A genomic window from Syntrophales bacterium includes:
- a CDS encoding KamA family radical SAM protein has translation MTMQQESMEMEEVEPPLRQEAGTAPASHSGTVPGNTMAARESMGSRTAAFRGRFFSEITDAQWNDWRWQIRNAFETGPDLEKILNLSHDERAALSLGTGGFPFLITPYYASLLDPDDPSHPLRRTVVPVTAEMIHSPGELQDPLSEDAHTPVPGLVHRYPDRVLFLVSDFCSTYCRYCTRSRMVGRPGAGRGGTVERWRAGIEYIESNRQIRDVVISGGDPLTLSDDRLEWLLTRLRRIPHVEILRIGSKAPVVLPQRITEPLTRMLKRYHPLWVNLHFTHPEELTEEVRRACEKLADAGIPLQSQTVLLSGINDRSSTLMELFHGLLRMRVRPYYLFQCDPIVGSGHFRTSLSTGLSIMKDLRGYTTGFAVPLYVIDTPGGGGKIPVMPECVMGHDGDTVLLKNFEGKMYRYRDNAELSHALIDEGVH, from the coding sequence ATGACGATGCAGCAGGAAAGTATGGAAATGGAAGAGGTGGAGCCTCCCCTACGACAGGAGGCGGGAACGGCCCCGGCAAGCCACAGCGGAACAGTCCCCGGAAACACAATGGCTGCAAGGGAGTCCATGGGCTCCCGAACCGCCGCGTTTCGGGGACGTTTCTTTTCGGAGATCACCGACGCCCAGTGGAACGACTGGCGCTGGCAGATACGGAATGCCTTTGAAACAGGCCCTGATCTGGAAAAAATTCTGAACCTCAGCCATGATGAACGGGCGGCTCTTTCCCTCGGAACGGGAGGCTTTCCGTTTCTGATTACCCCCTATTACGCGAGTCTTCTCGATCCCGACGATCCCTCGCACCCCCTTCGGCGAACCGTTGTTCCCGTCACCGCAGAGATGATCCATTCACCGGGTGAACTGCAGGATCCCCTCAGCGAAGACGCCCACACGCCCGTACCGGGCCTTGTTCACCGCTATCCCGACAGGGTCCTCTTCCTGGTCTCCGATTTCTGCTCCACCTACTGTCGCTATTGTACGCGTTCCCGCATGGTGGGGCGTCCCGGAGCGGGACGGGGGGGAACTGTTGAACGGTGGCGGGCGGGCATCGAATACATTGAATCAAACAGGCAGATCCGGGACGTGGTCATTTCCGGGGGAGACCCCCTGACGCTCTCCGATGACCGGCTTGAGTGGCTCCTGACCCGGCTCCGCCGCATTCCCCACGTGGAAATACTGCGCATCGGGTCGAAGGCGCCCGTAGTGCTTCCTCAACGGATCACGGAGCCCCTGACGCGCATGCTGAAGCGATACCATCCTCTGTGGGTAAACCTGCACTTCACTCACCCCGAGGAGTTGACGGAGGAAGTACGCCGGGCCTGTGAAAAACTTGCCGACGCCGGCATTCCCCTCCAGAGCCAGACGGTGTTGCTTTCCGGAATAAACGACCGCTCCTCCACGCTCATGGAGCTTTTTCACGGGCTGCTACGCATGAGGGTCCGGCCCTACTATCTTTTTCAGTGCGACCCCATCGTCGGTTCAGGACATTTCCGGACATCCCTGTCGACGGGACTCTCGATAATGAAGGACCTGCGGGGATATACGACAGGCTTTGCCGTTCCTCTCTACGTTATCGACACCCCCGGGGGCGGGGGGAAGATTCCGGTAATGCCCGAATGTGTCATGGGACATGACGGAGACACGGTTCTGCTGAAGAATTTCGAAGGGAAAATGTACCGTTACCGAGACAATGCCGAGCTCTCCCACGCGCTGATTGATGAAGGAGTTCATTAG
- a CDS encoding sigma-54 dependent transcriptional regulator — protein sequence MKSFLVLADQDAYQQIAASFRSRPQTRIDHASDQAAALHLLQRHRHDLVFIDLDMLRKSSPDGNYKGAMQLYWVAYPDIEIIVMAPQAMIREAVLVVKEGASNYLTYPLNTDEVKYVTESLYESIIVQSTLDYMQSQFWEGDALELIQTRSPAVMKLLDKVRSVAVTNSTVLISGETGTGKGVLAKLIHRHSNRKKGQFISVHCGAIPESLLESELFGHERGAFTGAVRRQMGKFEIAHGGTVFLDEIGTISLAAQIRLLQVLQDGIFSRVGGEEALEADVRVIAATNIDLRKLINEGQFRRDLYYRLNVFPIEMPPLRDRREDIPLLVSFFLKKLNKFSTKVIHDVHPDVLAAFQEYSWPGNIRELQNLIERAHIIETSPVLTPESFPGELFDTDGPSPTFTVDTFTTLADTRRRAVEAVEKRYLQDLLTEEGGSIKETARRAGITTRQISKLMKRHGFRKEYFKPPGTGPRPSGKNP from the coding sequence ATGAAATCATTTCTCGTTCTGGCAGATCAGGATGCCTATCAACAGATTGCGGCCTCCTTCCGTTCCCGTCCGCAAACCAGGATCGACCATGCGTCCGACCAGGCTGCGGCGCTTCATCTTCTCCAGCGCCATCGTCACGATCTTGTGTTCATAGATCTTGACATGTTGCGGAAGTCCAGTCCCGATGGTAATTACAAGGGAGCCATGCAGCTCTACTGGGTGGCCTATCCCGATATTGAAATAATCGTCATGGCTCCCCAGGCAATGATCCGGGAAGCAGTGCTCGTCGTCAAGGAAGGTGCAAGCAACTATTTGACCTACCCCCTGAATACCGACGAGGTGAAATACGTCACCGAAAGCCTCTACGAGTCAATAATCGTCCAGTCGACCCTCGATTACATGCAAAGCCAGTTCTGGGAAGGAGACGCCCTCGAGCTGATCCAGACCAGGAGTCCCGCCGTGATGAAACTTCTCGACAAAGTCCGATCCGTGGCGGTAACGAACAGCACCGTTTTGATCTCCGGTGAAACGGGCACGGGGAAAGGCGTTCTGGCCAAGCTGATTCATCGGCACAGCAACCGGAAAAAGGGGCAGTTCATCAGTGTCCACTGCGGCGCCATTCCCGAAAGTCTTCTTGAAAGTGAACTGTTCGGTCACGAGCGGGGAGCTTTCACGGGGGCCGTCCGGCGACAGATGGGCAAATTCGAGATTGCCCATGGAGGAACTGTTTTTCTTGACGAAATTGGAACGATCAGCCTTGCCGCCCAGATCAGGCTGCTCCAGGTGTTGCAGGACGGCATATTCAGCCGTGTGGGAGGGGAAGAAGCCCTTGAGGCCGATGTCCGGGTCATAGCGGCAACGAACATAGACCTCCGGAAGCTCATCAATGAAGGTCAATTCAGAAGAGACCTTTATTACCGCCTGAACGTCTTCCCTATAGAAATGCCTCCCCTGCGGGATCGGCGGGAGGACATTCCTCTTCTCGTTTCCTTTTTCCTGAAGAAGCTCAACAAGTTCTCCACAAAGGTCATTCATGATGTGCACCCTGACGTACTCGCGGCCTTTCAGGAATACTCCTGGCCGGGAAACATTCGTGAATTGCAGAATCTCATTGAACGTGCTCACATCATCGAAACATCACCGGTTCTCACGCCGGAGAGCTTTCCGGGAGAACTATTCGATACCGACGGCCCGTCGCCGACCTTCACGGTTGACACCTTCACGACGCTTGCCGACACGAGGCGCAGGGCCGTTGAAGCCGTCGAGAAACGCTATCTGCAAGATCTTCTGACGGAAGAAGGCGGAAGCATCAAAGAAACGGCCCGCCGTGCCGGGATCACCACGCGTCAGATCTCGAAGCTGATGAAACGACACGGTTTCAGGAAGGAATATTTCAAACCTCCCGGTACCGGCCCTCGGCCTTCGGGGAAAAACCCTTGA
- a CDS encoding sigma 54-interacting transcriptional regulator yields the protein MVKRICGSLNITTVLRWSFDYLVQTSFPLDRLLLLLYEQDLGVIHTIALATASTSRRLSTVTPLTPEVRAAMDNPDMPHIRIINRSKDDPINNQLTTSLDLSDASIIFMRLIIEKKRLGTLALVAKGPDRYTQQHMRWLAPLNEAFAVALSNTLEHEETLRLKELLREENLYLQKDLLNLCPDEIIGADFGLKNVMDMISVIAPLESPVLLLGETGVGKGVMAGAIHNLSPRRKGPFIAVNSGAIPDTLIDSELFGYERGAFTGAVEQKYGRFERADQGTIFLDEIGDLPAHAQTRLLRVLEDKTIERVGGSKSISVNIRVIAATHRNLEEMVRKGLFREDLWFRINMFPIHIPPLRERKVDIPAFVNNFIDIKVQQLKLSKKPELAPGVIDRLMNYEWPGNVRELENVVEREMILNREAPLQFRFLDRSRRDGTTSEHFRKAPEGMQGLEQMTGDYIRRALQMTNGVIHGPEGAAALLKINPSTLRSRLKKLGIPYGRRVRNLSKPENKKAGAGRKG from the coding sequence ATGGTAAAGCGCATTTGCGGAAGTCTGAACATTACAACGGTCTTGCGATGGTCCTTCGACTACCTCGTCCAGACCTCCTTCCCCCTGGACAGGCTGTTACTGTTACTGTACGAACAGGATCTCGGTGTAATACACACCATAGCCCTTGCAACGGCTTCTACGAGCAGACGTCTCAGCACGGTGACCCCGCTGACACCGGAAGTCAGGGCGGCCATGGATAATCCCGACATGCCGCATATCAGGATCATCAACAGGTCCAAAGACGATCCCATAAATAACCAACTCACGACATCCCTGGACCTGTCCGATGCGTCAATCATTTTTATGCGCCTGATCATTGAAAAAAAGAGGCTCGGCACCCTCGCCCTTGTGGCAAAGGGTCCGGACCGGTACACACAACAGCATATGCGTTGGCTTGCTCCTTTGAACGAGGCCTTTGCCGTCGCTCTTTCCAACACTCTCGAACACGAGGAGACACTCCGGCTTAAAGAGCTGCTCAGGGAAGAAAATCTGTATCTTCAGAAGGATCTGCTGAACCTGTGTCCCGATGAGATTATCGGCGCCGATTTCGGCCTGAAGAATGTCATGGACATGATCAGCGTTATCGCACCCCTGGAAAGTCCCGTGCTGCTTCTCGGAGAAACGGGGGTGGGAAAGGGTGTCATGGCCGGCGCGATTCATAATTTGTCCCCCCGACGCAAAGGTCCTTTCATCGCTGTAAATAGCGGTGCCATCCCTGATACGCTCATCGACAGCGAACTGTTCGGCTACGAAAGGGGCGCCTTCACCGGCGCCGTCGAGCAAAAGTACGGACGGTTCGAGCGGGCGGACCAGGGAACGATTTTCCTGGACGAGATCGGAGACTTGCCCGCCCATGCGCAGACACGGTTACTGCGTGTTCTCGAAGACAAAACCATTGAGCGTGTCGGAGGCTCGAAATCGATCTCCGTGAACATCCGGGTCATCGCGGCTACCCACCGCAATCTCGAGGAGATGGTGAGGAAGGGCCTATTCAGGGAAGACCTGTGGTTCCGAATAAACATGTTTCCCATCCACATTCCGCCCTTGCGGGAGAGAAAGGTGGATATACCGGCATTCGTAAACAATTTCATAGATATCAAGGTTCAGCAATTGAAATTGTCAAAAAAGCCGGAACTTGCACCGGGTGTTATCGACCGCCTCATGAATTATGAGTGGCCCGGCAATGTGCGGGAACTGGAAAATGTTGTGGAGCGGGAAATGATTTTGAACCGCGAGGCTCCACTGCAATTCCGTTTTCTGGACAGAAGCAGGAGAGATGGTACCACTTCGGAACATTTCCGGAAAGCGCCGGAGGGCATGCAGGGGCTCGAGCAAATGACCGGCGACTACATCCGCCGGGCTCTTCAGATGACAAACGGTGTTATTCATGGACCCGAAGGCGCGGCCGCGTTACTCAAAATCAACCCCAGCACGCTTCGAAGCAGACTGAAAAAATTGGGCATCCCTTACGGGAGACGCGTGCGGAACCTTTCAAAGCCGGAAAATAAGAAAGCGGGGGCGGGACGCAAGGGTTGA
- a CDS encoding MBL fold metallo-hydrolase — MKRRDFLKGFAATGAGVALSGGIVGMSTAHAQKGRGKAEDFGEIKSLKVHCISETSWFDNATLGRDIKNAGGINSNQYDVSYDEENLGGYAALVEVEALDGTKTKYLLDSGWSRDWMDYVFAKDGIDTMLKNKEIDTLIISHDHIDHYFGLESTLKHQPDIKIYFPGTSMKKSFELLKGADFSSTPGCPKNTVPHTGELIVTEENKLYKLQDGVAIVFFDCPATLQVRGENVMYFKIKDKGYVTVTGCCHPGILTLFNYSRRNFKDGDKNYGCYGGLHISPFEDWDPRMDDLIQGLKAMKMTKIGCNHCTGWIWAEKAAREGLAIVEGTDKNLSYKKVGTLARAKTSNVYLGNGDDIVF; from the coding sequence ATGAAACGAAGAGATTTTTTGAAAGGTTTTGCGGCTACAGGAGCCGGTGTCGCCCTTTCCGGCGGAATCGTCGGAATGTCGACGGCCCATGCCCAGAAAGGGCGGGGTAAAGCGGAGGACTTCGGGGAAATCAAAAGCCTCAAGGTACATTGCATCTCCGAAACGAGCTGGTTCGATAACGCCACACTTGGCCGTGATATCAAGAATGCCGGTGGAATTAACTCAAACCAGTACGATGTTTCTTATGACGAGGAAAACCTTGGCGGCTATGCTGCCCTCGTGGAAGTGGAGGCCCTTGACGGCACCAAAACGAAATATCTTCTGGACTCCGGCTGGAGCCGGGACTGGATGGATTATGTCTTTGCTAAAGACGGAATCGATACAATGTTGAAAAACAAGGAAATCGATACCTTGATCATTTCGCACGACCATATCGACCACTACTTCGGTCTCGAAAGCACCCTGAAACATCAACCGGATATCAAAATTTACTTTCCCGGAACGTCCATGAAGAAAAGCTTCGAGCTTCTCAAGGGAGCCGATTTTTCTTCAACACCGGGCTGCCCGAAGAATACAGTGCCTCATACGGGTGAGCTCATTGTGACCGAGGAAAACAAGCTGTACAAGTTGCAGGATGGAGTGGCGATTGTGTTTTTCGACTGTCCCGCGACGCTCCAGGTAAGAGGCGAGAACGTCATGTACTTCAAGATTAAAGACAAGGGCTACGTGACAGTGACCGGTTGCTGCCATCCGGGTATTCTCACGCTCTTCAACTATTCGCGGAGAAACTTCAAGGATGGCGACAAGAACTACGGATGTTACGGCGGGTTGCACATATCGCCCTTTGAAGACTGGGATCCCCGCATGGACGACCTGATTCAGGGTCTGAAAGCCATGAAGATGACAAAGATCGGCTGTAACCACTGTACCGGGTGGATTTGGGCTGAAAAGGCCGCCCGTGAAGGTCTTGCCATCGTCGAGGGGACCGACAAGAACCTGTCGTACAAGAAGGTGGGTACCCTCGCTCGAGCGAAGACGTCCAATGTCTACTTGGGAAATGGTGATGACATTGTGTTTTAG